A single window of Collinsella aerofaciens DNA harbors:
- a CDS encoding LysR family transcriptional regulator, protein MTLQQLRFLIAVAESGSINAAAQRLYTAQSNISNAVKSLEQELHLEIFTRSSRGVTLTNDGTELLGYARQVVEQADMLEARYEDGGTPQARLAISAQHYAFSVEAFVNVVERCRDSKFEFIMRETTTSQIIDDVRAFRSDIGILYLDDFNARVLQKAFADARASFHPLFDATVHVFVSERHPLARRPQLSLADLTPYTRYSFEQGTSNSFYYAEEPFSYIPCDRNIRISDRGTLTNLLITSNGYTLSTGVLSNEMQWGMASIPLADAPTMHVGYIMHNERKPSSLLQQYLDELNRIIHAN, encoded by the coding sequence ATGACCCTCCAGCAGCTTCGTTTTCTGATCGCCGTGGCAGAGTCCGGCTCAATCAACGCCGCAGCTCAGCGCCTCTATACCGCTCAGTCCAACATCTCAAACGCCGTCAAAAGCCTGGAGCAGGAACTCCACCTGGAGATCTTCACGCGCTCCAGCCGCGGCGTCACGCTCACCAACGACGGCACCGAGCTTTTGGGCTATGCGCGCCAGGTCGTAGAGCAGGCCGATATGCTCGAGGCCCGCTACGAGGACGGCGGCACCCCGCAAGCCCGCCTCGCCATTTCCGCCCAGCACTACGCCTTTTCGGTCGAGGCCTTTGTCAACGTGGTCGAGCGCTGCCGCGACAGCAAGTTCGAGTTCATCATGCGCGAGACCACCACGTCGCAGATCATCGATGACGTCCGCGCGTTTCGCAGCGACATCGGCATTCTGTATCTGGATGACTTTAATGCCCGCGTTCTGCAGAAGGCTTTTGCCGATGCGCGTGCGAGCTTCCATCCCCTATTCGACGCGACGGTCCACGTCTTCGTTAGCGAGCGCCACCCGCTTGCCCGCCGCCCGCAGCTGTCCCTTGCCGACCTCACACCCTATACGCGCTACAGCTTTGAGCAGGGAACCTCAAACTCCTTCTATTACGCCGAGGAACCTTTTAGCTATATCCCTTGCGACCGCAACATACGAATCTCGGACCGCGGAACACTTACTAACTTACTTATCACGTCGAACGGTTACACCCTGTCGACCGGTGTCCTCTCCAATGAAATGCAATGGGGTATGGCATCGATCCCGTTAGCAGACGCCCCAACGATGCACGTAGGCTATATCATGCACAACGAGCGCAAGCCCTCTTCCCTCTTGCAGCAATACCTCGACGAGCTCAACCGCATCATCCATGCCAACTAA
- the rnhA gene encoding ribonuclease HI: MALQWSLTRNVPNERKPVKVIIYTDGSARSNPGRGGYGAVLKYTNPAGKTFTSELSRGYAKTTNNRMELMAVIVALEALNRPCEVEVHSDSRYVVNAFNKHWIDGWKKRGWKTANKQPVKNRDLWERLLAARSRHKVEFIWVKGHAGHELNERCDELATTAADGSNLDIDTGFNESDL; encoded by the coding sequence ATGGCGCTACAATGGTCACTCACACGAAACGTACCCAACGAAAGGAAGCCCGTGAAGGTCATCATCTATACCGACGGCTCGGCCCGATCAAATCCGGGACGCGGCGGCTACGGCGCCGTACTCAAATACACCAACCCCGCCGGCAAGACCTTCACCTCCGAGCTTTCACGCGGCTACGCCAAGACCACCAACAACCGCATGGAACTCATGGCGGTCATCGTGGCGCTCGAGGCGCTCAACCGCCCCTGCGAGGTCGAGGTCCATTCCGATTCGCGGTACGTCGTCAACGCTTTCAATAAACACTGGATCGACGGCTGGAAAAAGCGCGGGTGGAAAACTGCCAACAAGCAGCCCGTTAAGAACCGTGACCTGTGGGAGCGCCTGCTTGCCGCAAGGAGCAGGCATAAGGTGGAGTTCATCTGGGTTAAGGGCCACGCCGGCCACGAGCTCAACGAGCGCTGCGATGAGCTCGCCACCACGGCGGCCGACGGCAGTAACCTCGATATCGACACCGGCTTTAACGAGAGCGACCTGTAA
- a CDS encoding Gfo/Idh/MocA family oxidoreductase: protein MLRIATIGTSMITDDFIQVVNANGQAVFVGTLSRNAERGAAFTAEHGGERNFTSLDELAAAAGVDAVYIGSPNALHYEQALACIAGGKHVIVEKPFCATEAQALEVFRAAEAAGVVALEAMRPLHDHAFHAIEDALGEIAPIRRASLRFGKYSSRYNEILAGRATNIFDCNMASGSLMDIGVYAVEPMVEIFGMPSGLTSMTTLLDPTTRQLTHGPIDGCGSILASYGGGRISVELAHSKITNDLLPSQIEGERGTIQIDHLSTPRNVRIDYRGDVVRGSATEAPREQGDNGRVLDLPKSSNTMEYELTDFITAIGGIDNVKEEIWETPAGRHELGHYRDVTLVSLRVMDAVRQQAGITFPADADKQA, encoded by the coding sequence ATGCTGCGTATCGCAACCATCGGCACGTCCATGATCACCGACGACTTTATTCAGGTCGTCAATGCCAACGGCCAGGCCGTATTCGTGGGCACGCTCTCGCGCAATGCCGAGCGCGGCGCCGCCTTTACTGCCGAGCACGGCGGCGAGCGAAACTTTACGTCACTCGATGAGCTTGCGGCAGCCGCCGGCGTCGATGCCGTCTACATCGGCAGCCCCAATGCGCTCCATTACGAGCAGGCCCTTGCCTGCATCGCCGGTGGCAAGCACGTCATCGTCGAGAAACCCTTCTGCGCCACCGAAGCGCAGGCGCTGGAAGTCTTCCGCGCTGCCGAGGCAGCAGGTGTCGTGGCCCTCGAGGCCATGCGTCCCCTCCACGATCACGCCTTCCACGCCATCGAGGACGCCCTGGGCGAGATCGCCCCCATCCGCCGTGCCTCATTGCGCTTTGGCAAGTATTCCTCGCGCTACAACGAGATTCTCGCGGGACGCGCCACCAATATCTTCGACTGCAATATGGCATCGGGTTCCCTCATGGACATTGGCGTCTACGCCGTCGAGCCCATGGTCGAGATTTTCGGCATGCCCTCCGGCCTTACGAGCATGACTACTCTGCTCGACCCCACCACGCGACAGCTCACGCACGGCCCCATCGACGGCTGCGGTTCCATCCTCGCCAGCTATGGCGGAGGCCGCATCTCCGTCGAGCTCGCGCACTCCAAAATTACGAATGACCTGCTGCCCTCGCAGATCGAAGGCGAGCGTGGCACTATCCAGATCGACCATCTGTCCACGCCCCGCAACGTCCGCATCGACTATCGCGGCGATGTCGTACGCGGCTCGGCGACCGAGGCACCGCGCGAACAGGGCGACAACGGCCGCGTGCTCGACCTGCCCAAATCGAGCAACACTATGGAATACGAACTCACAGACTTTATCACCGCCATCGGCGGCATCGATAACGTTAAGGAAGAGATTTGGGAGACCCCGGCAGGACGCCACGAGCTTGGCCACTACCGCGATGTCACGCTCGTCTCACTGCGCGTCATGGATGCCGTGCGCCAGCAGGCCGGCATTACCTTCCCGGCCGACGCAGACAAGCAGGCATAG
- a CDS encoding acylphosphatase gives MGLFDTFFSSVTGGSREPQKPSTVELELRRRLTVLASDEATQDTPLRYFLRWAGQVQGVGFRFTNTNLAQARALTGWVRNMEDGSVEMEIQGAPANILSHLEALHASYERMGTRFRLVDAQARAPLANEDGFTPHY, from the coding sequence ATGGGCCTCTTCGATACGTTCTTCTCCAGCGTCACCGGCGGCAGTCGAGAGCCTCAAAAACCATCAACCGTCGAGCTCGAGCTGCGCCGCAGGCTTACTGTGCTCGCAAGCGACGAGGCCACTCAAGACACTCCCCTGCGCTATTTCCTGCGCTGGGCGGGGCAAGTCCAAGGCGTTGGTTTTCGCTTTACCAACACCAACCTCGCGCAGGCACGCGCACTCACCGGCTGGGTGCGTAACATGGAAGACGGCTCAGTCGAGATGGAGATACAGGGAGCTCCGGCAAATATCCTATCTCATCTCGAGGCACTTCATGCCTCCTACGAGCGCATGGGAACGCGTTTTCGCCTCGTAGATGCCCAGGCCCGAGCCCCACTTGCCAATGAAGACGGTTTCACTCCTCATTATTAG
- a CDS encoding transcriptional repressor, protein MAVQRRNTKQRKLVLDAVRQSYNHPTADEIYNVVRAQDDKISRGTVYRNLNLLANAGEILSIKTPGGSRFDRTIEPHAHIICTSCSRVIDVPLPFDAQLDAKASEQIGWHVTSHYTIFEGLCPDCR, encoded by the coding sequence ATGGCGGTGCAAAGAAGGAATACCAAGCAGCGAAAGCTGGTTCTTGACGCCGTGCGCCAAAGCTATAACCATCCCACCGCCGACGAAATCTACAACGTCGTGCGCGCGCAGGATGACAAAATCAGCCGCGGTACGGTCTACCGCAATCTCAATCTCTTGGCCAACGCCGGCGAAATCCTCTCCATCAAGACGCCGGGCGGCAGCCGCTTCGATCGCACGATCGAGCCGCATGCGCATATCATCTGCACCTCGTGCAGCCGCGTCATCGACGTACCGCTCCCCTTCGATGCCCAGCTCGACGCCAAAGCATCCGAGCAAATCGGCTGGCACGTCACGTCGCACTACACCATCTTCGAGGGTCTCTGCCCCGATTGCCGGTAG